A part of Limihaloglobus sulfuriphilus genomic DNA contains:
- a CDS encoding GTP-binding protein produces MTQKLQSDDYPKVYASLVTGRGSAAIASVELYGRGLERMLEGVVSPIPKKIGGMCLCEIQIDGRRVDQALAAFESADSLLLHCHGNPIIAESLLKKLSEHGAEIVSNRRLLRIKLESGGGTLPNTIALEAALAQYDAQTFSGIEIIHNQLTCGLVSAMETLQAAPQAAAWTVKSILDATQIAARIIRGVKCVIAGPPNSGKSTLLNALCGTETAIVSDTAGTTRDYVTADTDVRSGGIEYKAEFIDTAGLDAELAGKGDVDAESQRASIEMIRCSDIVIYMQSADDDAACGKENIRRILPVDTPLLHVINKTDLCGEAELEGLKQKYPDSLHISASKGWNIEPIADTISCLLGISGFDTASAVCFTQRQISLTEQLAECKTDEDVQGTVKEILYGKLK; encoded by the coding sequence ATGACACAAAAACTACAGAGCGATGATTATCCCAAGGTGTACGCGTCTTTGGTAACCGGCAGGGGTTCTGCCGCGATAGCCTCTGTTGAGCTTTACGGCCGCGGTCTCGAGAGAATGCTGGAGGGTGTAGTTTCGCCAATTCCAAAAAAAATTGGCGGCATGTGTCTCTGTGAAATTCAGATTGACGGGCGGAGAGTTGACCAGGCGCTGGCGGCGTTTGAATCGGCCGACTCGCTTCTGCTGCATTGCCACGGCAACCCGATAATCGCCGAGTCACTGCTGAAAAAGTTATCAGAACACGGCGCGGAAATTGTTTCAAACCGCCGACTGCTAAGGATTAAGCTCGAATCAGGCGGCGGGACTCTTCCAAACACAATCGCCCTTGAGGCGGCACTGGCTCAGTATGATGCACAAACCTTCAGCGGGATAGAGATTATTCACAATCAGCTCACATGCGGCCTTGTCTCGGCGATGGAGACGCTCCAAGCCGCTCCGCAAGCCGCCGCCTGGACAGTCAAAAGCATACTCGATGCAACACAAATCGCTGCCCGGATCATCCGCGGCGTAAAGTGCGTGATCGCCGGTCCGCCAAACAGCGGTAAGAGTACGCTGCTCAATGCCCTGTGCGGCACGGAGACAGCAATTGTATCTGATACTGCCGGCACAACACGTGACTATGTTACCGCTGATACGGATGTACGCAGCGGGGGCATCGAATACAAGGCGGAATTTATCGATACCGCCGGTCTGGACGCGGAACTTGCCGGCAAAGGAGATGTTGACGCCGAATCGCAGCGGGCTTCGATAGAGATGATACGCTGCTCTGATATCGTTATTTACATGCAGTCCGCCGATGATGATGCAGCTTGCGGGAAGGAAAATATCCGCAGGATTCTGCCTGTTGATACGCCGCTGCTTCATGTCATCAACAAGACAGACCTTTGCGGAGAGGCGGAGCTGGAGGGGCTGAAACAAAAATATCCCGATTCACTGCATATAAGCGCATCAAAGGGCTGGAATATCGAGCCGATTGCTGATACAATATCGTGCCTGCTGGGCATAAGCGGTTTTGACACGGCCTCTGCGGTATGCTTTACCCAAAGGCAGATCAGCTTGACAGAACAGCTGGCAGAATGTAAAACAGACGAAGATGTTCAAGGTACCGTCAAAGAGATTCTTTACGGAAAATTAAAATAG
- a CDS encoding amino acid permease, which produces MPEKNKQHTNMPTPELSRELTLFHITMMGLGMMIGAGVFLGMGISIGRSGPGGVILTFALNGLLAMLTAMSFAELSSAIPRAGGAYNFARIAFGRGTSFLAGWMEWFASTVAGAMYALTFAIYTMHFLDAIGWINTTALLEKTVAVAIASLFIFINYKGSSETGKIGAIITMGQTLFVITIGFFGIAAVVQDPSRLENFVPFMPEGWDKILITMGFTYVAFEGYEVIAQAGDEAIEPRKNLPKAMIYSVIIVTFIYVLVAFATVVSVKAGSEGIDVEPWAWIGQYEEKGFGEAVGRLMPYGNFILTLAVIFSSTSALNATIYSGTRASFALGRDGMLPRFFSKIHPKNNTPHGALVASSCIILFVAAFLPTADVASSASIMFLFLFFLVNLCVIKIRRSMADELEYGFMLPLFPLPPLLAIVCQAVLAVWLVHMSAIAWIVAPIWIVSGVMIFWGYSRTRAHVGEHEIQIIDEEKSASSDEKKYSLMVAVSNPANATELVQAAYHISGAKDARVELINMVAIPSQMPLEMAGQYVKTGREAIYEVMLYLSLHFPVNTTIRYCRNVARGIVSAIREKKTKMLVMGWHGKHKLGIFSVGSTIDPIIEQAPCNVVVLKNCGGNKSFKRIFIPAAGGPNAGFAMEVASMLASGEPDTKITVGTIKNPGRNGFNLEDFVKTQCKKRKLEKSLFDFKTISSQSTIESLIKESSEYDLVIVGISNKPMLSQVFKSSIPEELAKRCDMPVMLVKAGGGMQSFIRRWI; this is translated from the coding sequence ATGCCAGAAAAGAATAAACAACATACAAATATGCCGACGCCGGAGCTTTCCCGCGAGCTGACACTCTTCCATATAACCATGATGGGGCTTGGAATGATGATTGGTGCCGGCGTATTTCTGGGCATGGGAATATCCATAGGCCGCAGCGGCCCCGGCGGTGTTATCCTTACATTCGCCCTCAACGGCCTGCTGGCAATGCTGACGGCGATGAGCTTTGCCGAGCTCAGCTCCGCGATCCCCCGCGCCGGCGGAGCGTACAACTTCGCGAGGATAGCCTTCGGGCGGGGAACGAGTTTTCTTGCCGGCTGGATGGAGTGGTTCGCCTCGACTGTTGCCGGAGCGATGTACGCACTTACATTTGCGATTTATACCATGCATTTTCTTGATGCTATCGGCTGGATTAACACAACCGCCCTTCTGGAAAAGACCGTTGCCGTAGCGATAGCCTCGCTGTTTATATTTATCAACTACAAAGGTTCCAGCGAAACCGGCAAAATCGGCGCGATAATAACCATGGGCCAGACGCTTTTCGTGATAACGATCGGTTTTTTCGGAATCGCCGCGGTTGTACAAGACCCCTCGAGGCTGGAAAACTTTGTGCCGTTTATGCCCGAGGGCTGGGATAAAATCCTGATAACAATGGGTTTTACCTATGTGGCTTTTGAGGGGTATGAAGTCATCGCCCAGGCCGGTGACGAGGCGATTGAGCCGCGGAAGAACCTTCCAAAAGCCATGATTTATTCTGTAATCATCGTAACTTTCATATATGTCCTTGTTGCCTTCGCCACTGTGGTATCCGTCAAGGCCGGCTCCGAAGGCATAGACGTGGAGCCCTGGGCATGGATCGGCCAGTATGAGGAAAAAGGCTTCGGCGAGGCTGTGGGGCGTTTAATGCCCTATGGGAACTTTATCCTTACCCTTGCGGTAATATTTTCCTCGACATCCGCCCTCAACGCTACAATATATTCAGGAACGAGAGCCTCTTTTGCCCTGGGACGTGACGGAATGCTGCCCAGGTTCTTTTCAAAGATACACCCGAAAAACAACACGCCTCACGGCGCACTTGTCGCCTCGTCGTGCATAATTCTATTTGTAGCGGCGTTTCTGCCCACGGCAGACGTGGCTTCCAGCGCGTCGATCATGTTTCTATTCCTGTTCTTTTTAGTCAACCTCTGCGTTATAAAAATACGCAGGAGTATGGCTGATGAGCTGGAATACGGGTTTATGCTGCCGCTGTTTCCGCTGCCGCCGCTGCTGGCGATTGTCTGCCAGGCGGTACTGGCGGTATGGCTGGTTCACATGAGCGCGATAGCCTGGATTGTCGCGCCGATATGGATTGTATCGGGCGTGATGATTTTCTGGGGCTATTCACGCACAAGGGCTCACGTCGGAGAACATGAGATACAGATCATTGACGAAGAGAAATCCGCCTCCTCTGATGAGAAAAAGTACTCTCTCATGGTCGCAGTCTCAAACCCCGCCAACGCAACCGAGCTTGTGCAGGCGGCTTATCATATCTCCGGTGCCAAAGATGCCCGGGTTGAGCTTATCAACATGGTTGCCATCCCCTCGCAGATGCCGCTTGAAATGGCAGGCCAATACGTCAAAACCGGACGCGAAGCTATCTATGAGGTAATGCTTTATCTCTCGCTGCATTTTCCCGTAAACACCACGATAAGGTACTGCCGCAATGTTGCCAGAGGTATCGTCTCCGCGATTCGTGAGAAGAAAACAAAAATGCTCGTTATGGGCTGGCACGGCAAACATAAGCTGGGGATTTTCAGCGTAGGCTCTACAATAGACCCGATTATTGAGCAGGCCCCGTGCAACGTTGTTGTCTTGAAAAACTGCGGCGGCAATAAGTCGTTCAAACGGATATTCATACCCGCCGCCGGCGGCCCCAATGCCGGTTTCGCGATGGAAGTAGCCTCCATGCTGGCATCGGGTGAGCCGGATACAAAGATTACTGTCGGCACGATTAAAAACCCCGGCAGAAACGGCTTTAACCTCGAAGATTTTGTAAAGACTCAATGCAAAAAACGAAAACTCGAGAAATCTCTGTTCGATTTCAAAACGATATCCTCTCAAAGCACAATTGAGAGCCTGATAAAGGAATCATCTGAATATGACCTCGTAATCGTCGGCATATCCAACAAACCCATGCTCAGCCAGGTATTCAAGAGTTCTATACCAGAGGAGCTTGCCAAACGCTGCGATATGCCGGTAATGCTGGTCAAGGCCGGCGGGGGAATGCAGTCATTTATACGCCGATGGATATAA
- a CDS encoding M16 family metallopeptidase — protein MNEKIDSYTLKNGMKVFGEHMEVGSVSFNIMLPCGTSRIPQGCSGAGNVISDWVFRGAGEYTSRRLVENLDGLGLHRGSGVGTYCMNFSSALEASNLLRAIELYADVVLRPKLDAGQFELSRQLALSDLAGLDDDPRQQVVLKLKENFYGRPWGRSSYGSKEDLESLNPEKTASIIKDRFKPSKAIFSIAGKYDFDAVCKKLEELFGDSEPDCETQMQESNPSPAYDHISHDGSQVHIGIMCSTVPASDAQYYNLMAAVSVLSGGMSSRLFTEVREKRGLCYAVGANYNSLRDRAGIVCYAGTTPDKAQQTYDVTRKELNRLKEDLTAEELQRAKIGLKSGLIMKSESSMNRAGSIGGDYNLLGRVRSLDEIKENIEAVTIESMTAALEANPFDKCKVVTIGPKEIKV, from the coding sequence ATGAATGAAAAAATAGACAGTTACACACTAAAAAATGGAATGAAGGTCTTTGGCGAGCACATGGAAGTGGGCTCGGTGAGCTTTAATATCATGCTTCCCTGCGGCACATCTCGGATACCTCAAGGCTGCTCGGGAGCGGGCAATGTTATTTCTGACTGGGTGTTCAGAGGCGCCGGCGAATACACCAGCCGCCGGCTTGTGGAAAATCTTGACGGTCTGGGTCTGCACCGCGGCAGCGGAGTAGGCACATACTGCATGAATTTTTCCAGCGCTTTGGAAGCGAGCAACCTGCTCAGAGCCATTGAGCTATACGCAGATGTCGTCTTGAGGCCCAAACTTGATGCCGGGCAGTTTGAGCTCTCGCGTCAGCTGGCCCTCAGCGATCTTGCCGGACTTGATGACGACCCCAGACAGCAGGTAGTTCTCAAACTCAAAGAGAATTTCTACGGCCGGCCGTGGGGACGTTCTTCATACGGCTCAAAAGAGGACCTCGAATCTTTGAATCCGGAAAAAACGGCTTCTATAATCAAAGACCGTTTCAAACCCTCCAAGGCGATTTTCAGTATCGCGGGCAAATACGATTTCGATGCCGTGTGTAAAAAATTAGAAGAGCTTTTTGGCGACTCGGAACCTGATTGTGAAACACAAATGCAGGAATCCAACCCCAGCCCTGCTTATGACCATATATCCCACGACGGTTCACAGGTACATATCGGGATTATGTGCTCCACAGTTCCGGCATCAGACGCCCAATACTACAATCTAATGGCAGCGGTATCCGTACTCTCGGGCGGTATGAGCTCGCGGCTGTTTACAGAGGTTCGTGAGAAACGCGGCCTCTGCTACGCGGTAGGGGCCAATTACAACAGCCTTCGTGACCGCGCCGGCATTGTATGCTATGCGGGTACCACACCGGATAAGGCCCAGCAGACCTATGATGTCACACGCAAAGAGCTCAACCGGCTAAAAGAAGACCTGACGGCGGAAGAGCTGCAAAGGGCCAAGATCGGACTAAAAAGCGGCCTTATTATGAAAAGCGAATCCAGCATGAACAGAGCAGGCTCAATCGGAGGCGATTATAACCTCCTGGGCCGCGTACGTTCGCTTGATGAGATAAAGGAAAATATTGAAGCGGTAACTATCGAATCAATGACCGCCGCGCTTGAGGCAAACCCATTCGATAAATGTAAAGTTGTTACAATAGGGCCCAAAGAGATCAAAGTGTAA
- a CDS encoding M16 family metallopeptidase — MQFKHKTLDNGLNIIGEVNPAAQSAAVGFFAKTGARDENDAINGVSHFLEHMMFKGTDKLTALEVNEAFDRTGAQFNAFTSEENTVYYAAVLPEYLEEVADLWTQLMRPSLRDDDFNMEKNVILEEIAMYQDLPHFDVMDRARSLHFNNHPCGYSVLGTDESIKNLTSSQMREYFSRRYASDNLTLVCCGNFDWDALCKLAETNCGGWKASGAKRQTPAYQGNAKTDTVQKQGLIREHICIVSPSVSAQHELKYAAMLTGVILGDDTGSRLFWSLVDTAKAEIASSQYDPMDGTGAIYSYLRCGTENSAEVLEITKAELEKLHKDGVTEDELNKARNKVLSTITLKNELPMGRLIEVGINWTYLEEYRTIDNEVANVKAVTAEQINQMLREYNPAECTTVIMRPKG, encoded by the coding sequence ATGCAATTTAAACACAAAACACTCGATAACGGATTAAATATAATCGGCGAAGTCAACCCCGCGGCACAGTCAGCCGCTGTCGGTTTCTTTGCAAAAACCGGCGCACGTGATGAAAATGACGCTATCAACGGCGTTTCGCACTTTCTTGAGCACATGATGTTCAAGGGTACCGACAAACTCACGGCACTGGAGGTGAACGAGGCGTTTGACCGCACCGGAGCGCAGTTCAACGCGTTTACAAGCGAGGAAAACACCGTTTACTACGCCGCTGTTCTGCCGGAATACCTCGAAGAGGTGGCCGATCTCTGGACACAGCTGATGCGCCCTTCGCTGCGAGACGATGATTTCAACATGGAGAAAAACGTCATCCTCGAAGAAATCGCAATGTATCAGGACCTGCCGCACTTCGACGTAATGGATCGGGCCAGAAGCCTGCACTTTAATAATCACCCGTGCGGCTACAGTGTTCTGGGAACCGATGAAAGTATAAAAAACCTTACATCTTCGCAGATGCGGGAATATTTCTCCCGCCGCTACGCCTCCGATAACCTTACTCTCGTCTGCTGCGGCAATTTCGACTGGGATGCCCTGTGCAAGCTGGCAGAAACCAACTGCGGCGGCTGGAAAGCCTCAGGGGCAAAACGCCAGACACCCGCATACCAGGGAAACGCCAAAACAGACACGGTACAGAAACAGGGGCTTATACGAGAGCATATCTGCATTGTTTCACCGTCTGTATCCGCTCAGCACGAGCTCAAGTACGCCGCGATGCTGACAGGCGTAATACTCGGCGACGATACCGGCTCAAGACTCTTCTGGAGCCTGGTTGACACGGCAAAAGCCGAAATCGCTTCGAGCCAGTACGACCCGATGGACGGCACGGGCGCCATATACTCGTACCTCCGCTGCGGCACGGAAAACAGCGCTGAGGTACTCGAGATTACCAAGGCCGAACTGGAAAAACTTCACAAGGACGGTGTAACAGAGGACGAACTCAATAAGGCCCGTAACAAGGTACTAAGTACCATTACCCTGAAAAATGAGCTTCCAATGGGACGGCTGATAGAGGTCGGCATCAACTGGACATACCTCGAAGAATACAGAACTATTGACAACGAAGTGGCAAACGTTAAAGCGGTAACTGCCGAGCAAATTAACCAAATGCTCAGGGAATACAACCCCGCCGAATGCACAACGGTAATTATGCGGCCAAAAGGCTAA
- a CDS encoding DUF3226 domain-containing protein, which translates to MPIEKDSIKKPNLLYVEGKDAELFFVYALRSLGLNNIQVFSFAGNSKIDVAQLLRTPASEGVEVKRLVIIRDVEVGTREDAIKSIQSKLTDAGLKAPQSEFALTRTDCIEVGFALLPTKDIEGCTLESLCVNMLSDKSAAECVDSFLKCCNKKYCGVFKQEHKNRLYSHLSGTNSYKGMKIGEAAKAGAFDFESEAFKPYKKFLTSINS; encoded by the coding sequence ATGCCCATTGAAAAAGATAGTATTAAGAAACCAAACTTACTCTATGTCGAGGGAAAGGATGCAGAGCTTTTTTTTGTGTATGCTCTACGTTCACTTGGCCTTAACAATATTCAAGTCTTTTCGTTTGCAGGCAATAGCAAGATTGATGTTGCCCAGCTTTTACGTACACCTGCCTCGGAAGGCGTTGAAGTCAAAAGGTTAGTAATAATAAGAGATGTTGAAGTTGGCACAAGAGAGGATGCCATCAAAAGCATACAAAGTAAGCTAACTGATGCCGGTCTTAAGGCTCCACAATCAGAGTTTGCTTTAACCCGGACTGATTGCATTGAAGTTGGTTTTGCACTGCTTCCAACAAAGGATATTGAGGGATGTACACTTGAAAGTCTATGTGTGAATATGCTTTCTGATAAATCTGCAGCCGAATGTGTTGATTCTTTTCTGAAATGCTGTAATAAAAAATACTGTGGTGTATTTAAACAAGAACATAAGAACAGGTTGTATTCACATCTCTCAGGGACAAACAGTTATAAAGGTATGAAGATAGGTGAAGCGGCGAAAGCCGGAGCATTCGATTTTGAATCTGAAGCATTCAAGCCTTATAAAAAATTCTTAACTTCCATTAATTCGTAA
- the mutS gene encoding DNA mismatch repair protein MutS: MANTSDNLTPAMKQFHHFKDKYPDAVLFFRMGDFYETFYEDAQICSRVLGLALTTRNKNSANPIPLAGLPYHAVDAYLKKMIKAGYKVAVCEQVEDPKKAKGVVKRDVVRVITPGTLTDDILLDEKEDNFLCAPYLGPKGAALCWVDISTGHFYAQQLDEDAIVDEILRLSPSECLVPEKREQLFGDDYAKLAKQLSEISSIVITHRPGWYFDPYSAEKSLLKHFGTNTLEGFGVDGDSDVIPPAGALLEYLSETQKTSLAHIRSIKLINKRSFLHIDQTSLRSLEILRTMRSEDKKGSLFDSIDQTLTGMGARMLRGWVCMPLRQVDRITERHTAVQELCDFSQKLDDIRSQLKNTADLERIVSRISTFRASPKDFVLLADTLRKIPAMKLLLSESVSGLLKNLAQGCDTMEELADLLEAAIEPECPSHFRDGGVIRTGFNAELDELRGISKDGRSWLAAYQKKQIELTGIQNLKLGFNKVFGYYLEISRSMADQVPGDYVRKQTLKNAERYITQELKEYEDKVLSAHERSLELELSIFDQLRSRAAGYASRLQVLAQCVGCIDCIASLAHLALRRGYIRPEMCGEKVLEIKEGKHPVVAQSLGNEFVSNDLELGGESADVMIITGPNMSGKSTYIRQSALLVLMAQMGSFIPAESARIGVVDRIFTRVGASDELARGQSTFMVEMTETANIINNATDRSLVVLDEVGRGTSTYDGLSLAWAITEHIANNIGCRTLFATHYHELTELAQLLDNVKNCNVAVREWMDEVVFLHKIVPGGTDKSYGIHVARLAGLPASITARSREILDDLESTFVKEASGEKLARNKTAQQPQQQLFVEQNRSVLEKLLNLDVNNLTPIEAITLLNDIKKEIREN, translated from the coding sequence ATGGCCAATACTTCTGACAATTTGACACCTGCGATGAAGCAGTTTCATCACTTTAAGGACAAGTATCCCGATGCGGTGCTGTTCTTTCGTATGGGTGACTTTTATGAGACTTTCTACGAAGACGCCCAGATTTGCTCTCGGGTACTCGGTCTGGCATTGACTACCAGAAACAAAAATTCCGCCAATCCGATTCCCCTTGCGGGCCTTCCGTACCATGCGGTTGATGCGTACCTTAAAAAGATGATAAAAGCCGGCTACAAGGTCGCGGTGTGTGAGCAGGTCGAGGATCCTAAAAAAGCAAAGGGCGTCGTAAAACGCGATGTTGTCAGGGTAATAACTCCCGGCACACTAACAGACGACATACTGCTTGATGAGAAGGAAGATAATTTTCTCTGCGCTCCGTATCTCGGGCCAAAGGGCGCTGCCCTGTGCTGGGTGGATATATCGACAGGGCATTTCTACGCTCAACAGCTCGATGAAGACGCGATTGTTGATGAGATACTGCGGCTCTCACCGAGTGAATGCCTGGTGCCGGAGAAGAGAGAGCAGCTTTTCGGAGACGATTACGCCAAACTCGCCAAACAGCTATCCGAGATTTCCAGCATTGTCATTACCCATCGGCCAGGGTGGTATTTTGACCCTTACAGCGCGGAGAAATCTCTTCTAAAGCATTTTGGCACAAATACGCTTGAGGGTTTTGGCGTGGATGGTGACAGTGATGTTATACCGCCTGCCGGCGCTCTGCTGGAGTATCTTTCAGAGACACAGAAGACCAGCCTCGCACATATCCGTTCGATCAAACTTATAAACAAACGCAGCTTCCTGCATATTGATCAAACTTCTCTGCGAAGTCTTGAGATATTGCGGACTATGAGAAGCGAGGACAAAAAAGGCTCACTGTTTGACAGCATTGACCAGACACTTACCGGCATGGGTGCCAGAATGCTCCGCGGCTGGGTATGTATGCCGCTCAGGCAGGTTGACAGGATCACAGAGCGGCACACCGCGGTACAGGAGCTGTGCGATTTTTCGCAGAAACTTGATGATATTCGTTCTCAGTTAAAGAACACCGCCGACCTCGAACGGATAGTGTCGAGAATCAGCACGTTTCGCGCATCGCCAAAGGATTTTGTCCTGTTGGCCGATACTCTCCGCAAGATACCGGCAATGAAATTGCTGCTTAGCGAATCGGTTTCGGGGCTTCTCAAAAACCTCGCGCAGGGCTGCGATACAATGGAAGAGCTGGCGGATCTACTCGAGGCGGCGATAGAGCCGGAGTGTCCGAGCCATTTTCGTGACGGGGGTGTTATCCGTACGGGCTTCAACGCCGAGCTTGATGAGCTTCGCGGCATTTCAAAAGACGGCCGGAGCTGGCTGGCGGCCTACCAGAAAAAGCAGATAGAGCTTACCGGCATACAAAATCTCAAACTCGGGTTCAACAAGGTCTTCGGGTATTACCTCGAAATCAGCCGCTCAATGGCGGATCAGGTGCCCGGGGACTACGTGCGCAAGCAGACGCTGAAAAACGCCGAAAGATATATTACACAAGAGCTCAAAGAATACGAGGACAAGGTGCTTAGTGCACACGAGAGAAGCCTTGAGCTGGAGCTGAGTATCTTTGACCAGCTGCGCAGCCGCGCTGCGGGATATGCCTCGCGTTTGCAGGTGCTCGCCCAGTGCGTCGGCTGTATCGACTGTATTGCCTCGCTGGCGCATCTCGCTCTGCGGCGGGGATACATACGGCCGGAAATGTGCGGCGAGAAGGTTCTGGAAATAAAAGAGGGCAAACACCCCGTCGTAGCCCAGAGCCTGGGAAATGAGTTTGTGTCGAATGATCTTGAGCTGGGCGGCGAATCGGCGGATGTAATGATAATTACCGGCCCAAATATGAGCGGCAAGAGTACCTATATCCGCCAGAGTGCTTTGCTGGTGCTGATGGCGCAGATGGGCAGCTTCATACCCGCTGAATCGGCGCGTATCGGAGTGGTTGACAGGATATTTACCCGTGTCGGCGCATCGGACGAGCTGGCAAGGGGCCAGTCAACGTTTATGGTAGAGATGACCGAGACCGCCAATATCATAAACAACGCAACAGACCGTTCACTGGTGGTTCTCGACGAGGTCGGCCGCGGTACAAGCACCTATGACGGGCTCTCGCTGGCCTGGGCGATCACCGAGCACATTGCCAACAATATCGGCTGCCGCACGCTGTTTGCAACACATTATCACGAGCTCACGGAGCTGGCCCAGCTGCTGGACAACGTGAAAAACTGCAACGTCGCAGTGCGTGAATGGATGGATGAAGTGGTTTTTCTGCACAAGATAGTACCCGGGGGCACCGACAAGAGCTATGGTATTCATGTTGCCCGCCTTGCCGGACTGCCGGCAAGTATAACCGCCCGCAGCCGTGAAATACTTGATGACCTGGAAAGTACCTTTGTCAAAGAAGCCTCCGGAGAAAAACTGGCGAGAAACAAAACCGCTCAGCAGCCTCAGCAGCAACTTTTCGTTGAACAAAACAGAAGTGTGCTCGAGAAACTTTTAAACCTCGATGTCAATAACCTGACGCCAATTGAGGCGATTACTCTTCTCAACGATATCAAGAAAGAGATAAGAGAAAATTAG